The following coding sequences are from one Plasmodium coatneyi strain Hackeri chromosome 11, complete sequence window:
- a CDS encoding Patatin-like phospholipase — MKKNAYLILVYGIYSIIMFSLSLRMQKNIFKYITPISKRLNLSKFRRIKIFRRRSQRKRVNVFNDVVNKYIGLDLFFKKLNDVTDTRQKLNYINFLHKIVEDKTCEHLLFSNNHIRTIIYILNERFLILKKNEDKNEPVDYQIIYKLLLIFNNLSKHKNFYRIIVNDFTHKNVKISLLYIIMNILNEKEETNETYKEANSFFSYFISLFKNNSDGAKGQDVEDASEGGEAKSAGGKNQIKKEDIEEMKNKIVFLGKHILLKLKEEKLKEEGKARRYGLTDHGEVPTSVPYVEGDFPAEDADHTSQKSSKEYANNIHDGVSSQFDQNRTMRGESPTEENKEGEIFDPTKEDNRMESPKKDSWGGYIAGQGDPHKEENSLPGDMEAEEMNGAQTIGATTDNVLFVPFYFNKNAKDNILTSVLVQFQNENDVIVYKRKARGGNQDQASEQPSVDKLRKKNILNKSDGVNNVSNTIEWIGDEYNCNNYFDVYENYAEDDVDILKYEKNNHGKRFHIRESRIDRDAGGEDKTNAVDDVHEEGQHVEDEVESEEVDAEEGEQPEAVEEEEELENQEDYEEDLQNDKEEEKEEDEAEFDVKKVNVVLSDYNVDIKDVENNPEVKVNGGVENKTRFLNMGLLILVRKNENRKEDRWARLNMPGDPMGREIYGPPEMESNAPSMNSDNIAADTPYDGGNTPTEQICRNGEPQKGVAPVEGYEEIYVKRKEGGDAPKPDKYILTGFIQLNMDLMKNYKINSEDKDGGGTTPLHVNNPYLNFSLVENYIESLFKHIDLNDYFTNKLLKLLYEILLENKNSVVYNLYYYTIMKKDNMNRIIKILSKNVQNNLNRANITLILRILYILSFHQAFYRSGLSSLRKNKNYTLLYGNLAKYIEDIKAGSFIKELQKWDKLIDCLKTLTLFFESKYTNQNSLYISDEKKEQFLLDNKILKKKLNNIYNRHFICEYKDLIIIRKTNILLKALGVNMFDLYNNIVFSDREKKPHDYLMKEGEQRRGLFHHLGNALWGYFSKVRRYMGKQGVDDYPPVEDSKRGGSIGESGVTDRVSNRGSALPAEAQTQNGSNPAKDTQEQKNRKKRTYIYDLNSKEHISMDKFKNLVIALKKKKKRKLRILCLDGGGMRGLLSIEILKCINSHLKKNIFEYFDIICGTSTGAIISILIGLEKAHLNEVEFLYNLLINKIFQKDTYAVRNTRYLFKHSYYDANILSNILNSFFKNMRMFHYNADFFTPYVFTVSTQMNVTPLQPVILKNYTANLGKIKGGKEADVCDGHTSNNYDYIGEREEQNGEDDERWTHENSNHGLDDQQNDATDTNETKYVNISDKVNTHTSDIYVNQNINSVSIYKSFYNIFVKYVLRCTTAAPGFFNFFSFDSNIYADGAICFNNPTLVSLNEMKLIFYNYLNSRKETLLDRVKCFFSKKKELIEEKNKAINLNDYIDCIVSVGTGKFKPKNINELNENKTSDTFLRWDVLLKQIVYSITNTELTHDICNNVLDKNKYFRFNCFINNIKLDETSPEIINKLKQIGKRYFEDHTYNQKKLIQLVDILEDSRDVKEYQQRQKKIWGESYLDKVKSKISGFLFPNWGAVDQLASNDQKGGQVPSSSDPISAEKTGAQSNTQTNARSSTPYRNFNFGLVDEDEKFDLNNIEEILDIINKSNNSGSSTSTGTSNGFFHYFTNFFQNDNKFLKKLESVHKNNFFSRSNREKNNYVNVVPLTGIRVLLNEIYFILLKKNLYFHTDECFSNVEELSKKNYDINIDKMIPYNVATSQGEKGIADQPNTVGDKTQVPDGSVPSEDSPTNEKISTSENHPNGTQRKRSANFSKDPPPDDDLDEGNHPHNPKGPSNNPPSKKTHDSNSSPYNGKHTSYEDGGSYYQSEGTQKDDPLRETLVRDEKINTSDMVDNSAINKKRILKRDVNMNQINYKFFKSMNTESTDGKKQNIINLLRNVFFKREA, encoded by the exons atgaaaaaaaatgcatacctCATCCTGGTTTACGGTATTTACTCCATTATCATGTTTTCTCTGTCCCTgagaatgcaaaaaaatatattcaagTACATAACTCCCATTTCGAAGAGACTGAATTTAAGCAAGTTTCGGAGAATCAAAATTTTCAGGAGGAGAAGTCAGCGCAAGAGGGTGAACGTCTTCAACGATGTTGTGAATAAGTATATAG GACTGGACCTGTTCTTCAAAAAACTGAACGACGTAACGGACACCCGGCAAAAGCTCAACTACATAAACTTCCTGCACAAAATTGTAGAAGACAAGACATGCGAGCACCTGCTCTTCTCCAACAATCACATCAGGACAATTATATACATCCTGAATGAGAGATTTTTaatcctaaaaaaaaatgaagataaaaatgaGCCAGTCGATTATCAAATCATATACAAacttttgctcatttttaacaatttgtcaaaacataaaaatttctACCGAATTATAGTTAACGattttacacataaaaatgtgaaaatttctcttctgtatattattatgaatatactgaatgagaaggaagagacaAATGAGACGTATAAAGAAGCcaactctttttttagtTATTTCATATccctttttaagaacaaCTCAGATGGAGCGAAGGGTCAAGATGTAGAAGACGCCTCTGAAGGGGGAGAAGCCAAAAGCGCAGGTGGGAAgaaccaaataaaaaaggaagatatagaagaaatgaaaaataaaatagtttTTCTAGGGAAACATATACTGCTAaaactgaaggaggaaaaattgaaggaagagGGGAAGGCCCGAAGATATGGCTTAACTGATCATGGAGAAGTCCCTACCAGTGTGCCATACGTAGAAGGGGATTTTCCTGCAGAGGATGCTGATCACACATCGCAGAAAAGTAGTAAAGAATATGCCAACAATATACATGATGGTGTAAGTTCCCAGTTTGACCAGAACCGCACCATGAGGGGGGAATCCCCCActgaggaaaataaagaaggggaaatatTTGACCCCACAAAAGAGGACAACCGAATGGAGAGCCCTAAAAAGGACAGTTGGGGGGGGTACATTGCCGGACAGGGTGATCCTCATAAGGAGGAGAACTCCCTTCCGGGTGACATGGAAGCCGAAGAGATGAACGGTGCACAAACGATAGGCGCCACCACAGATAACGTCCTCTTCGTCCCCTTCTACTTCAACAAAAACGCAAAGGATAACATTCTAACCAGCGTGCTAGTGCAGTTCCAAAACGAAAATGATGTGATCGTTTATAAGAGGAAGGCACGTGGGGGGAATCAAGATCAAGCAAGTGAACAACCCTCCGTGGATAaactcagaaaaaaaaacatcctaAATAAATCAGACGGCGTGAACAACGTGAGCAACACAATCGAATGGATAGGAGACGAATACAACTGCAACAACTATTTTGACGTTTACGAAAATTACGCAGAAGACGATGTAGACATATTGAAGTATGAGAAGAACAATCACGGGAAGAGGTTCCACATTAGGGAAAGCAGAATCGACAGGGACGCAGGGGGTGAAGACAAAACGAATGCCGTGGATGATGTGCATGAAGAGGGGCAACATGTGGAGGACGAAGTGGAAAGCGAAGAAGTTGACGCCGAGGAAGGAGAACAACCTGAAGCagtagaagaagaggaagaactaGAAAATCAAGAAGACTATGAGGAAGATTTACAAAAcgataaagaagaagagaaggaggaagatgaagcAGAATTTgacgtaaaaaaagttaacgTCGTTTTGAGTGACTACAATGTGGATATTAAAGATGTGGAAAATAACCCAGAGGTTAAGGTCAATGGGGgtgtagaaaataaaacccGCTTCCTAAATATGGGCTTACTAATATtggtaaggaaaaatgaaaacaggaAAGAAGACAGATGGGCTAGGTTGAATATGCCGGGGGATCCAATGGGGAGGGAAATATATGGACCTCCCGAAATGGAGTCAAACGCTCCTTCTATGAACAGTGATAACATTGCGGCGGATACCCCATATGATGGGGGCAACACACCGACAGAGCAGATTTGCAGAAACGGAGAACCTCAAAAAGGGGTGGCACCCGTGGAGGGGTACGAAGAAATATACGTGAAACGCAAAGAAGGGGGAGATGCACCAAAACCGGACAAATACATCCTCACAGGGTTCATACAGTTAAACATGGATTTgatgaaaaattataaaataaacagTGAGGATAAGGATGGAGGGGGAACCACCCCCCTGCATGTTAACAACCCCTACCTGAATTTCTCCCTCGTGGAAAATTACATCGAATCTCTATTCAAACACATCGACCTGAATGACTACTTCACAAACAAGCTACTAAAATTGTTATATGAAATATtgttggaaaataaaaattcagtCGTGTACAATTTGTACTACTACACGATTATGAAAAAGGACAACATGAATAGGATTATAAAAATACTGTCCAAAAATGTGCAGAATAATTTAAACCGAGCAAATATCACGCTCATCCTGAGGATCCTCTACATCCTCTCCTTTCATCAAGCGTTCTACAGAAGTGGATTAAGCAGCctaaggaaaaacaaaaattacacacTTCTGTATGGAAATTTGGCCAAATATATAGAAGACATAAAGGCTGGAAGCTTTATCAAGGAGTTACAAAAGTGGGATAAATTAATAGATTGCTTAAAAACGTTAACGCTCTTTTTCGAAAGTAAGTACACAAATCAGAACTCGCTTTACATATCTGATGAGAAGAAGGAGCAGTTTCTTTTggataataaaattttaaaaaaaaaattaaacaacatTTATAATAGACATTTTATTTGTGAATACAAAGATCTGATCATCATTCGGAAAACGAACATTTTGCTAAAGGCGCTTGGGGTGAATATGTTCGACCTGTACAATAATATAGTCTTTTCGGACAGGGAAAAGAAACCCCATGATTATTTGATGAAGGAAGGTGAACAGCGGAGGGGACTCTTCCACCATTTGGGGAATGCCCTTTGGGGATATTTTTCCAAAGTGAGGAGGTACATGGGGAAGCAAGGTGTGGATGATTATCCCCCCGTGGAAGATTCCAAGAGGGGCGGCTCCATTGGGGAAAGCGGTGTAACTGACCGGGTGAGTAACCGGGGAAGTGCCCTCCCCGCTGAGGCACAAACGCAGAACGGAAGCAACCCCGCTAAGGATACACAGGagcaaaaaaacaggaagaagcgaacatacatatacgaCCTGAACAGCAAGGAACACATAAGTAtggacaaatttaaaaaccTAGTAATCGcattgaagaagaaaaaaaaaagaaagttaaGGATCTTATGTCTAGACGGAGGAGGCATGCGAGGGTTACTCTCCatagaaatattaaaatgcataaatagccatttgaaaaaaaacatatttgaATATTTTGACATTATTTGTGGTACCAGCACAGGGGCCATCATATCCATTCTGATCGGCCTGGAAAAGGCCCACTTAAATGAAGTCGAATTTTTGTACAATCTTCTgattaacaaaatttttcaaaaagatACTTATGCAGTGAGGAACACAAGATACCTTTTTAAGCATTCCTACTATGATGCGAACATACTGAGCAATAttttaaattccttttttaaaaatatgagaaTGTTTCACTACAATGCGGACTTTTTCACGCCCTACGTTTTTACCGTGTCGACGCAGATGAATGTCACTCCTCTGCAACCTGtgatattaaaaaattacacagccaatttggggaaaattaaagGGGGTAAAGAGGCAGATGTGTGTGACGGTCATACGTCAAACAATTATGATTATATCGGGGAGAGGGAAGAGCAGAATGGGGAGGACGACGAAAGGTGGACACATGAGAACAGTAACCATGGATTGGACGATCAGCAAAACGATGCAACAGATACGAACGAAACGAAATATGTGAACATTTCAGACAAAGTGAACACCCACACGAGTGACATCTACGTGAACCAAAACATAAACAGCGTCAGTATTTATAAAAGCTTCTACAACATTTTCGTAAAGTACGTATTGAGGTGCACCACGGCCGCGCCCGggttttttaactttttctcctttgacAGTAACATATATGCCGACGGAGCGATCTGCTTTAATAACCCCACCCTGGTCAGCCTAAACGAAatgaaattaattttttacaactatCTGAACAGCCGGAAAGAGACCCTCCTGGACAGAGTAAAATGctttttctccaaaaagaaagaattaatagaggaaaaaaataaagcaatcAATCTGAATGACTACATTGACTGTATCGTAAGCGTGGGCACtggaaaatttaaaccaaaaaatataaacgaaCTGAACGAAAACAAAACGTCGGATACATTCCTCCGATGGGATGTTCTGTTAAAACAAATTGTGTATTCAATCACCAATACGGAGTTGACACACGATATCTGCAACAACGTTttggataaaaataaatacttcCGATTTAATTgttttattaataatataaaattggaTGAAACATCTCCAGAAATTATTAACAAATTGAAGCAAATTGGGAAACGATACTTCGAAGATCATACATACAATCAGAAGAAGCTCATCCAATTGGTGGACATTTTGGAGGATAGTCGAGATGTGAAGGAGTACCAACAGAGGCAAAAGAAGATATGGGGAGAGTCCTACCTCGATAAGGTGAAATCCAAAATTTCtggtttccttttccccaatTGGGGGGCAGTGGACCAGCTTGCAAGCAACGATCAAAAGGGGGGACAAGTACCCTCTTCATCTGACCCAATCAGCGCAGAGAAAACAGGCGCACAGTCCAATACGCAAACGAACGCACGTAGCTCCACCCCCTATCGAAACTTCAACTTTGGCCTCGTCGACGAAGACGAAAAGTTTGACCTAAACAACATCGAAGAAATTCTAGACATCATAAACAAAAGTAACAACTCTGGTAGCAGCACAAGTACAGGCACCTCAAACGGCTTCTTCCACTATTTCACCAACTTCTTCCAAAAcgataataaatttttaaagaagcTGGAGAGTGTACATAAGAATAATTTCTTCAGTAGATccaacagagaaaaaaacaactaCGTCAATGTCGTACCCCTTACAGGAATTCGAGTTTTACTAAacgaaatttattttatccttttgaaaaaaaacttatatTTTCATACCGATGAATGCTTCTCTAATGTGGAAGAattgagtaaaaaaaattacgacaTCAACATAGATAAAATGATTCCATACAATGTGGCCACCTcccaaggggaaaagggaatCGCTGATCAACCCAACACCGTTGGGGACAAGACACAAGTACCGGATGGAAGCGTCCCGTCAGAGGATTCCCCCactaatgaaaaaatttcaacaaGTGAAAACCATCCGAATGGTACACAGAGAAAGAGGAGTGCGAACTTTTCTAAGGACCCCCCACCTGATGACGACCTAGACGAAGGTAATCATCCACATAACCCTAAAGGGCCATCCAATAATCCACCTTCGAAAAAAACTCATGACTCTAACAGTTCACCTTACAATGGAAAACACACAAGTTATGAAGACGGAGGAAGTTACTACCAATCGGAAGGCACACAAAAAGACGACCCTCTACGTGAGACACTTGTAAgggacgaaaaaataaacacgtCCGATATGGTGGATAATTCAgccataaataaaaaaagaattctcAAAAGGGATGTAAATATGAACCAGATAAactacaaattttttaaatccatGAACACAGAATCGACGGatgggaagaagcagaataTAATAAACTTATTGcgaaatgtattttttaaaagggaagcgTAA
- a CDS encoding Pyrroline-5-carboxylate reductase produces the protein MENISVGFIGLGKMGSALAYGMEKSKLIGKQNIYYHTPVKKEVPFVYLQTNELLAKTCDIIVLAVKPNLAGKVLLEIKQCVGSKLVISICGGLNLKTLEEMVGVHAKIVRVMPNTPSLVGEGCLVFCANNHVDGADTQKVIDIFSACGVIKEIKEADMDIATAISGCGPAYVFLFIESLIDAGVKNGLNRDVSKELVLQTILGSVHMVKASSQPVQQLKDDVCSPGGITIVGLSTLEKHAFKYTVMDAVESACEKSKSMH, from the exons ATGGAAAACATTAGCGTGG GATTCATCGGTCTAGGAAAAATGGGCTCGGCGTTAGCCTACGGAATGGAAAAATCCAAGCTCAttggaaaacaaaatatttattaccACACACcagtgaagaaggaagtaccCTTTGTTTACCTCCAAACGAATGAATTG CTTGCCAAGACGTGCGACATAATTGTGCTAGCCGTGAAACCAAACCTTGCTGGAAAAGTTCTTCTGGAAATTAAG CAATGCGTAGGCTCTAAATTGGTCATCTCCATTTGTGGCGGACTGAACTTAAAAACCCTGGAAGAG ATGGTGGGAGTGCACGCGAAAATTGTGAGGGTCATGCCAAACACCCCATCCCTGGTTGGAGAAGGCTGCCTtgttttttgtgcaaataaTCATGTAGACGGAGCAGATACACAAAAGGTGATCGATATTTTCAGCGCATGTGGAgttataaaagaaataaaagaagcagaCATGGATATAGCAACAGCCATCTCTGGTTGTGGGCCAGCTTATGTTTTTCTATTTATTGAAAGTTTAATTGATGCGGGGGTTAAGAATGGGCTAAATAGGGATGTGTCAAAAGAACTGGTTCTGCAAACAATCCTTGGATCTGTTCACATGGTTAAGGCTTCGAGTCAGCCCGTTCAGCAGCTGAAGGATGACGTGTGTTCCCCTGGTGGGATTACCATCGTGGGGTTGTCCACCCTGGAGAAGCACGCATTTAAATATACAG TGATGGATGCAGTAGAGAGTGCCTGTGAAAAATCCAAGTCAATGCACTGA
- a CDS encoding T-complex protein 1 subunit delta — protein MAEVAKNRNSENLNRNEKQSDVRQMNILAAKAVADVTRTSLGPKGMDKMIEDGKGGVIITNDGATILKEMAVAHPTAKMIVELSKAQDVEAGDGTTSVVVMCGSLLNVCKSLLEKNIHCQKISESFFEASLKSEEILRNMSIPINLNDKNMLIQNAITSLNSKVVSHNSSLLAPIAVDVILKITDINKDRNVDLNNIRIVKKLGGTIEDTEIVDGLIFTSNKISKRAHAIKNLSQAKIGLIQFCLSLPKTDMDNTVVVKDYNSMDRLLREERVIIAKMVKKIASTGCNLLLIQKSILRDAVNDLALDFLSKSKIMVIKDIEREDIEFISKTCNCVPVASLDYFTPDKLGYAESVVTESIGYGEIVKITGVESKNTISVLLRASNNLMLDEAERSLHDALCVVRSLIKERAILPGGAAPEMELSQKLYQWANTLKGSKQICVKAFSDALELIPYTLAENAGLSPLHIVTELRNKHAEGHKYFGINIRTGTISNMIDENVIQPLLVTSTAIKLATETVMMILKIDDTVICR, from the exons ATGGCTGAAGTTGCAA AAAACAGGAACTCGGAAAACTTGAACAGAAATGAAAAGCAAAGCGACGTGAGGCAGATGAACATTTTGGCGGCGAAGGCCGTGGCGGACGTGACGAGGACAAGCTTGGGTCCCAAGGGCATGGACAAAATG ATTGAAGACGGAAAAGGAGGCGTAATCATCACGAACGACGGAGCGACGATCCTGAAAGAAATGGCCGTGGCACACCCAACGGCTAAGATGATTGTGGAATTGAGCAAAGCGCAAGATGTAGAAGCAGGAGACGGAACGACCTCCGTAGTGGTCATGTGTGGGTCCCTCCTAAATGTGTGCAAATCGTTGCTAGAGAAGAATATCCACTGTCAAAAAATTTCGGAAAGTTTTTTCGAGGCATCATTGAAGAGTGAAGAAATATTAAGAAATATGTCCATCCCAATAAACCTGAATGATAAAAACATGTTAATCCAAAATGCAATAACGTCGTTGAACTCGAAAGTGGTATCACATAATTCTTCCCTCCTGGCTCCAATAGCTGTAGacgttattttaaaaatcacAGATATTAATAAGGACAGGAATGTGGACTTAAACAACATTAgaattgtgaaaaaattggGAGGCACCATTGAAGACACAGAAATTGTAGATGGGTTAATATTTACGAGTAATAAAATTAGTAAGAGAGCGCATGCCATAAAGAATTTATCCCAAGCGAAGATTGGATTGATACAGTTCTGCCTGTCCTTACCAAAAACGGACATGGACAACACAGTGGTCGTTAAGGATTACAACAGTATGGACAGATTGCtaagagaagaaagagtTATAATTGCCAAgatggttaaaaaaattgcatccACCGGTTGTAACTTATTGCTAATACAGAAAAGTATTTTGCGCGATGCAGTGAACGATCTAGCTCTGGACTTTTTATCCAAGTCGAAAATTATGGTTATAAAAGACATCGAAAGGGAGGACATAGAATTTATTTCCAAGACGTGCAATTGTGTTCCTGTTGCCAGTTTGGATTATTTCACACCAGATAAGTTAGGATACGCTGAAAGCGTCGTTACAGAATCTATTGGGTATGGTGAAATTGTTAAAATTACAGGAGTGGAATCGAAGAATACCATTTCTGTTTTGTTGAGGGCTTCAAATAATCTTATGCTAGACGAAGCGGAAAGGTCGCTTCATGATGCGCTATGTGTTGTTCGAAGTTTGATCAAAGAGAGGGCTATTCTACCTGGAGGAGCTGCCCCAGAGATGGAGCTATCCCAAAAATTGTACCAATGGGCAAATACCCTGAAAGGCTCGAAACAAATTTGCGTTAAAGCCTTTTCAGATGCTCTGGAATTAATCCCCTACACGTTAGCAGAAAACGCAGGACTGTCACCACTTCACATTGTAACCGAACTGAGGAACAAACACGCAGAGGGACACAAATACTTTGGGATAAACATTCGCACGGGCACCATATCTAATATGATCGATGAGAACGTCATACAACCGCTGCTGGTCACCTCCACGGCGATTAAGTTGGCCACCGAGACGGTCATGATGATTCTCAAAATCGACGACACGGTCATTTGTAGGTAA